A window from Setaria italica strain Yugu1 chromosome VIII, Setaria_italica_v2.0, whole genome shotgun sequence encodes these proteins:
- the LOC101764688 gene encoding probably inactive leucine-rich repeat receptor-like protein kinase At5g48380, with amino-acid sequence MAVGHFCAALLPVLLCSMLCQICYGAVSDIECLKRVKASIDPSNKLDWTFNNHTEGSICGFRGVDCWNPNENKVLSLHLGSMGLKGGFPDGLENCSSMTSLDLSSNSLSGKIPADISKRLQYITNLDLSYNSFSGEIPEALANCTYLNAVNLQHNKLTGMLPGQLAALSRLNQFNVADNQLSGQIPSSLSKFPSSNFANQDLCGKPLSNDCTGTSSSRTGVIVGSAVGGAVITLIIVAVILFILIRKMPAKKKGKDVEENKWAKTIKGAKGVKVSMFEKSVSKMKLNDLMKATGDFTKENIIGTGRSGTMYRATLPDGSFLAIKRLQDTQHSENQFTSEMSTLGSVRQRNLVPLLGYCIAKNERLLVYKYMPKGSLYDHLHQRSSEKKALEWSLRLKIAIGTARGLAWLHHSCNPRILHRNISSKCILLDDDYEPKISDFGLARLMNPIDTHLSTFVNGEFGDLGYVAPEYTRTLVATPKGDVYSFGVILLELVTGEEPTHVSNAPENFKGSLVDWITYLSNNSILQDAVDKSLIGKDNDAELLQCMKVACSCVLSSPKERPTMFEVYQLLRAVGEKYHFSAADDELTMQPQNADAEDELIVAK; translated from the exons ATGGCTGTTGGGCATTTCTGTGCTGCTCTTCTCCCAGTACTCCTCTGTTCTATGCTATGTCAGATTTGCTATGGTGCAGTAAGTGACATCGAATGTCTGAAGAGGGTGAAAGCATCGATTGATCCCAGCAACAAGTTAGACTGGACATTCAACAACCATACTGAGGGATCCATATGTGGATTTAGAGGCGTGGACTGCTGGAATCCCAATGAAAACAAGGTTCTTTCTCTTCACCTTGGCAGCATGGGTCTTAAGGGTGGGTTCCCTGATGGACTTGAGAATTGTAGCAGCATGACTTCACTGGATCTCTCAAGCAACAGCCTTTCTGGCAAGATCCCTGCTGATATCTCGAAGCGGCTGCAGTACATTACAAACCTTGATCTGTCATATAATAGCTTCTCAGGAGAGATACCAGAGGCGCTAGCTAACTGTACGTATCTCAATGCTGTCAACTTACAGCATAATAAATTGACTGGAATGCTCCCAGGTCAGCTTGCTGCTCTTAGTCGCCTAAACCAGTTTAATGTTGCTGACAATCAGTTGTCAGGGCAGATTCCTTCATCTTTGAGCAAATTTCCATCCTCCAATTTCGCAAATCAAGACCTTTGTGGGAAGCCTCTGAGCAATGATTGCACTGGAACTTCAAGCAGTCGCACAGGGGTAATTGTTGGTTCTGCTGTTGGTGGTGCAGTTATAACTTTAATAATAGTTGCTGTTATTTTATTCATTCTCATACGAAAAATGCCTgcgaagaagaagggaaaggatGTAGAAGAAAATAAGTGGGCAAAGACTATTAAGGGAGCAAAGGGAGTGAAG gTATCTATGTTTGAGAAATCGGTTTCAAAGATGAAGTTGAATGATCTTATGAAAGCAACAGGGGATTTTACAAAGGAGAACATTATTGGAACTGGTCGATCAGGAACCATGTACAGAGCAACACTTCCAGATGGTTCATTCCTTGCTATCAAGAGGTTGCAGGACACCCAGCATTCAGAGAACCAATTCACATCTGAGATGTCAACGCTAGGAAGTGTTAGGCAACGTAACTTAGTGCCTCTTTTGGGATACTGCATTGCCAAGAATGAGAGACTCTTGGTGTATAAGTACATGCCCAAAGGTTCTCTTTACGATCATTTACACCAACGAAGCAGTGAGAAAAAGGCTTTAGAATGGTCACTGAGGCTAAAAATTGCCATTGGAACTGCTAGGGGATTGGCATGGCTTCATCACAGTTGCAACCCCCGGATTCTTCATAGGAACATTAGTTCGAAGTGCATATTGCTTGATGATGACTATGAGCCTAAGATCTCTGATTTTGGGTTGGCAAGGCTCATGAATCCCATTGATACCCACCTGAGCACATTTGTCAATGGTGAGTTTGGTGATTTGGGGTACGTAGCTCCTGAGTATACACGCACCCTTGTGGCCACCCCTAAAGGGGATGTCTATAGTTTTGGAGTCATCTTACTTGAACTCGTCACTGGTGAAGAGCCAACACATGTGTCAAATGCCCCAGAGAACTTCAAAGGCAGTTTGGTGGATTGGATAACTTACCTATCAAACAACTCTATACTTCAGGATGCGGTTGACAAGTCCTTGATTGGGAAGGACAATGATGCTGAGCTGCTTCAATGCATGAAGGTTGCGTGCTCTTGTGTGCTTTCTTCTCCGAAGGAAAGACCTACAATGTTTGAAGTTTACCAGCTTCTGAGAGCTGTTGGAGAGAAATATCATTTCAGCGCAGCTGATGATGAATTGACCATGCAACCTCAAAATGCCGATGCTGAAGATGAGCTTATTGTGGCAAAGTAG